A region from the Thermanaeromonas toyohensis ToBE genome encodes:
- a CDS encoding 4Fe-4S dicluster domain-containing protein yields MIRKEIFVRYERCMGCHSCELACAISHTAARDLFGALLGGEKPQKRIYVDQVGQVKAPAVCRQCEDAPCVAVCMTGAMHSREDGVNVVDLPQCIGCWMCAMACPFGAVGRGEGKAIKCDRECLDEEGVPACVRACPTGALVFKTVEEFEAERRLAAIASLK; encoded by the coding sequence ATGATACGGAAGGAGATCTTCGTCCGTTATGAACGGTGTATGGGCTGCCATTCCTGTGAGCTGGCCTGCGCCATAAGCCACACCGCAGCCCGAGACTTGTTTGGAGCTCTCCTGGGGGGCGAAAAGCCGCAGAAGCGCATCTACGTGGACCAGGTAGGTCAGGTGAAAGCTCCGGCCGTCTGCCGGCAATGTGAAGATGCCCCTTGTGTGGCTGTCTGTATGACGGGCGCGATGCACAGCCGGGAGGATGGCGTTAACGTGGTTGACTTACCCCAGTGCATCGGTTGCTGGATGTGTGCCATGGCCTGCCCCTTCGGTGCGGTGGGCCGGGGCGAGGGCAAGGCCATAAAGTGCGATCGAGAGTGCCTGGATGAGGAGGGTGTGCCGGCCTGCGTTCGAGCCTGCCCCACTGGGGCCCTGGTCTTTAAGACTGTGGAGGAGTTTGAGGCCGAACGGCGCTTGGCGGCCATCGCTTCACTGAAATAG
- the cooS gene encoding anaerobic carbon-monoxide dehydrogenase catalytic subunit, whose translation MANPCKVSLDPAVCEMVEKARRVKVETVWDRYQAMLPQCGFGETGLCCRHCLQGPCRIDPFGGEPKTGICGATADVMVARGLDRAIAAGSAAHSGHARHLAHTLKLAAKGKARDYTVKDKAKLRSVAARLGIPTEGRSIAEIALDVAEAALADFHEKDTPVMWVATTVTKKRAKLFAEKGLLPKGIDYEVADIMHRTLYGTDADPVNLLLGGLRCGLADLAGCYMGTDLSDILFGTPQPVVTEANMGVLKADAVNVAVHGHNPVLSDVIVAVAKEMESEAKAAGASGVNVVGICCTGNEVMMRHGIPACTHSVSQEMALVTGALDAVVVDYQCIMPSLATVAECMGTKLITTMEITKIPGAIHIDFSEETAGENARQIIRLAIESFSRRRGKPVDIPQIKTKVVAGFSVEAIINALAKLNAEDPLKPLIDQIVAGNIRGVCLFAGCNNVKVPQDKNFTAIARRLLKENVLVLATGCGAGALMRHGFMDPANVGELCGEGLKAVLTAIGEANGLGGPLPAVLHVGSCVDNSRAVAVAVAVADRLGVDTDQLPVVASAAEAVSEKAISIGTYAVAIGLPTHVGVMLPVVGGPLVTKVLTEKVKDLTGGYFIVDPDPESAAKKLLAAIDERRAALGLSVPGGGRR comes from the coding sequence ATGGCTAACCCGTGTAAGGTTTCTTTGGATCCGGCTGTTTGCGAGATGGTAGAAAAGGCCAGGCGCGTGAAGGTGGAGACGGTCTGGGACCGCTACCAGGCTATGCTCCCCCAGTGCGGTTTTGGTGAAACCGGCCTGTGCTGCCGGCACTGCCTGCAGGGCCCCTGCCGCATTGATCCTTTCGGCGGCGAGCCCAAGACCGGCATCTGCGGGGCCACCGCGGATGTGATGGTAGCCCGGGGCCTCGACCGGGCCATCGCGGCCGGGTCGGCGGCCCACTCCGGCCATGCCAGACACCTGGCCCACACCCTGAAGCTGGCGGCCAAGGGCAAGGCACGTGACTATACTGTTAAGGACAAAGCCAAGCTGCGCTCTGTGGCTGCGCGCCTCGGCATCCCCACCGAGGGAAGGAGTATCGCCGAGATCGCTTTGGACGTGGCGGAGGCGGCCCTGGCTGATTTCCACGAGAAAGACACGCCGGTAATGTGGGTAGCCACCACGGTGACTAAGAAGCGGGCCAAACTCTTTGCGGAAAAAGGTTTGCTCCCCAAGGGCATAGACTACGAGGTGGCCGATATCATGCACCGCACCCTCTACGGCACAGACGCGGACCCCGTGAACCTGCTTCTGGGCGGGTTGCGCTGCGGCTTGGCAGACCTGGCCGGCTGCTATATGGGCACCGACCTGTCCGACATCCTCTTCGGTACTCCCCAGCCAGTGGTGACCGAGGCCAATATGGGTGTGCTGAAGGCCGATGCTGTCAACGTGGCGGTGCACGGCCACAACCCGGTCCTTTCGGATGTGATCGTGGCAGTGGCCAAGGAGATGGAGTCCGAGGCCAAGGCGGCCGGCGCCTCTGGCGTAAATGTGGTAGGCATCTGCTGTACGGGCAATGAGGTGATGATGCGGCATGGCATTCCGGCCTGTACCCATTCGGTGAGCCAGGAGATGGCCCTGGTAACCGGTGCGCTGGATGCCGTGGTGGTGGATTACCAGTGCATCATGCCCTCCCTGGCTACGGTGGCGGAATGCATGGGCACTAAGCTCATCACTACCATGGAGATCACCAAGATCCCCGGTGCCATCCACATCGACTTTTCAGAGGAGACGGCCGGGGAGAACGCCAGACAGATCATCCGCCTGGCCATCGAATCCTTCTCCCGTCGCCGGGGTAAGCCGGTGGATATACCACAAATTAAAACCAAAGTGGTGGCGGGCTTCTCCGTGGAGGCAATCATAAACGCTCTGGCCAAGCTGAACGCTGAGGACCCATTGAAGCCACTGATCGACCAGATTGTCGCCGGCAATATTCGGGGTGTCTGCCTCTTCGCCGGGTGCAACAACGTCAAGGTCCCGCAGGACAAGAACTTTACCGCAATAGCTCGCAGGCTCCTGAAAGAAAACGTGCTGGTCCTGGCTACCGGCTGCGGAGCAGGTGCGCTCATGCGCCACGGGTTCATGGATCCGGCCAACGTGGGCGAGCTGTGCGGAGAGGGCTTGAAGGCGGTCCTGACAGCCATCGGTGAGGCCAACGGTTTGGGTGGGCCTCTGCCGGCGGTGCTGCACGTGGGCTCCTGCGTAGACAACTCGCGGGCGGTGGCCGTGGCCGTGGCAGTGGCCGACCGGCTGGGCGTAGACACGGATCAGCTCCCGGTGGTGGCCTCGGCGGCCGAGGCGGTTTCGGAGAAGGCTATCTCCATCGGCACTTACGCTGTGGCTATAGGCTTGCCCACCCACGTGGGAGTCATGTTGCCTGTTGTGGGCGGCCCTCTGGTTACCAAGGTGCTGACGGAGAAAGTCAAGGACTTGACCGGTGGTTACTTCATCGTGGATCCTGATCCCGAGTCCGCAGCCAAAAAGCTCCTGGCGGCCATCGATGAGCGCCGGGCTGCTCTGGGGCTCAGCGTTCCGGGAGGTGGGCGGCGATGA
- a CDS encoding P-loop NTPase — translation MKLAISGKGGVGKTTIAAGLIRCFAQRGYQVYAVDADPDTSLGMVLGLPEERLGTLKPIVDMRELIVERTGGNGAFFSLNPEVDSLLEDYTIRKGNILFLKMGAIKPGGSTCYCRENAVLNAMVNSLVLKRREMVVLDMGAGIEHLTRGTARGVDLMLIVTEPTLVSIQTARVVQKLAAELGIARIKFVGNKLRHPRDEEFILSHLPPGDVIGLIPFQTEILDQAAGFIDEQSFTAAGIAELATRLLS, via the coding sequence GTGAAGCTGGCTATTTCCGGGAAGGGTGGCGTCGGCAAAACAACCATCGCCGCAGGTTTAATCAGGTGCTTTGCCCAGCGGGGTTACCAGGTATATGCCGTCGATGCCGACCCCGATACCAGCCTGGGAATGGTCCTGGGGCTTCCTGAGGAAAGACTTGGTACCCTGAAACCTATTGTTGATATGCGAGAGTTGATTGTTGAACGCACCGGCGGTAACGGTGCTTTCTTTTCTTTAAACCCGGAAGTAGATAGCCTGCTGGAGGATTACACCATCAGAAAGGGTAATATCCTTTTTTTGAAAATGGGAGCCATCAAACCGGGGGGGTCTACCTGCTATTGCCGGGAAAATGCCGTCTTAAATGCTATGGTTAATTCCCTCGTCTTGAAACGCCGGGAAATGGTAGTTTTAGATATGGGTGCGGGCATTGAACACCTTACCCGAGGTACGGCCCGGGGGGTAGATCTTATGCTTATTGTTACCGAACCCACCCTGGTGAGTATCCAAACTGCCCGGGTCGTCCAAAAACTGGCCGCAGAACTTGGTATTGCACGAATAAAATTTGTGGGCAATAAATTGCGTCACCCCAGGGATGAAGAATTTATCCTTAGCCACCTGCCCCCAGGTGATGTTATTGGCCTGATTCCTTTCCAAACGGAAATTTTAGACCAGGCTGCCGGTTTTATCGATGAGCAGTCTTTTACGGCAGCAGGTATCGCCGAACTGGCTACTAGGTTGCTAAGCTAA
- a CDS encoding sigma 54-interacting transcriptional regulator produces the protein MLASTPENTVYYQAGYSIGSQLPVNGLEEIPAKISALGIGDLKLQSVKDDKITIKWYECLTCSHLPPVGQPLCYLEAGLLAGALNKFLKKKVEVEETKCWGTGERYCQMEATISPVSGLDEPYPFFLPEENNKLLIDLTFQAVQATRNYRQATWGSAKEMEGLPLSIGEAIFHMIPLGLVIADNQGRVVKINKAGTQMLGIAGQRVQGRLLEEILPLARYSEILKSGKPQVWEFQKTKGNTIIAIGTPLGVQAKIEGVLCQLFSAESELVRLLLEQLKKQEAKVSHNPENLKPGWPLVFHFHHIQTLNHQFRNVLTLAQKAAWSNATILILGESGTGKGLLAQAIHEESPRRNAPFIKVNCAAIPPELLESELFGYEEGAFTGAKKGGKPGKLELADGGTIFLDEIGDMPLNMQAKLLRVLQDKEIERLGSTQTRKIDVRVIAATNRDLEKMVQEGRFREDLFYRLNVVKLVLPPLRERPEDIPLLAESILQRLNEEYGKELRLTPAARECLLSYSWPGNVRELENVLERAVILAEDQEIHPHHLAIGYTGKKKGVREISPLYKVRIEAEKEAIIQALEAFGGEKTRAAKALGLSRQALYAKMARYGLLKK, from the coding sequence ATGCTGGCCAGTACCCCAGAGAATACAGTTTACTACCAGGCAGGCTATTCTATCGGCAGCCAGCTTCCGGTAAACGGCCTGGAAGAAATACCGGCTAAAATAAGCGCATTAGGAATAGGAGACCTTAAGCTGCAAAGTGTAAAAGACGACAAAATAACTATCAAATGGTATGAATGTTTAACCTGTTCTCACTTGCCACCCGTAGGCCAGCCTCTATGCTATCTGGAAGCGGGCCTATTAGCCGGAGCCCTCAACAAATTCCTTAAGAAAAAAGTAGAGGTAGAAGAAACCAAATGCTGGGGGACAGGTGAAAGGTATTGCCAGATGGAAGCCACCATATCCCCTGTTTCTGGCCTTGATGAGCCCTATCCCTTCTTTCTCCCCGAAGAAAACAACAAATTGCTCATAGATCTTACCTTCCAAGCTGTGCAGGCAACTAGAAACTACCGCCAGGCCACCTGGGGGTCTGCCAAAGAGATGGAAGGGCTACCTTTAAGTATCGGGGAAGCCATCTTTCATATGATACCCCTAGGCCTGGTAATTGCCGATAACCAGGGGAGAGTGGTAAAGATAAATAAGGCCGGCACCCAAATGTTAGGTATCGCAGGCCAAAGGGTGCAAGGCCGCCTGCTAGAAGAGATATTGCCATTAGCCAGGTACTCCGAAATACTTAAGTCAGGTAAACCCCAGGTATGGGAATTCCAGAAAACAAAGGGAAACACTATTATCGCCATAGGAACGCCCCTTGGGGTCCAAGCCAAAATAGAGGGTGTGCTGTGCCAGCTTTTCTCCGCTGAAAGCGAGCTCGTACGCCTTCTCCTGGAACAGCTTAAAAAACAAGAAGCCAAAGTTAGCCATAACCCTGAAAACTTAAAACCCGGTTGGCCCTTAGTCTTCCATTTCCACCACATCCAGACTTTAAATCACCAGTTTAGAAACGTTTTAACCCTTGCCCAGAAAGCGGCCTGGAGCAATGCCACTATACTCATCCTGGGTGAAAGCGGTACCGGAAAAGGGCTCCTCGCCCAGGCTATCCATGAGGAAAGCCCCCGCCGTAATGCGCCTTTTATAAAGGTAAACTGCGCAGCCATCCCCCCGGAACTTTTAGAATCCGAACTCTTCGGTTATGAGGAAGGCGCCTTTACCGGAGCTAAAAAGGGAGGCAAACCTGGCAAGCTTGAATTAGCTGACGGCGGGACCATCTTTTTGGACGAAATTGGGGATATGCCCCTTAATATGCAAGCCAAACTTTTAAGGGTATTGCAAGATAAAGAGATTGAACGGCTGGGTAGCACCCAGACCAGAAAAATAGATGTGCGGGTGATAGCCGCTACCAACAGGGACTTAGAAAAAATGGTGCAGGAAGGGCGTTTCCGGGAAGATCTCTTTTACCGCTTAAATGTGGTTAAGCTAGTGCTCCCACCCCTTAGAGAGCGGCCGGAAGATATACCTCTCCTGGCAGAGAGTATCTTGCAAAGGCTAAACGAAGAATACGGGAAAGAATTACGGCTTACCCCCGCGGCTAGGGAGTGCCTTTTAAGCTATTCTTGGCCGGGCAACGTACGGGAATTGGAAAATGTTCTAGAGAGGGCTGTCATCTTGGCTGAAGACCAGGAAATCCATCCCCATCACCTCGCCATAGGTTATACGGGAAAAAAGAAAGGGGTAAGGGAGATCTCCCCCCTTTATAAAGTACGGATAGAAGCGGAAAAGGAGGCCATCATCCAGGCCCTAGAAGCTTTTGGAGGAGAAAAAACACGGGCCGCCAAGGCCTTAGGCCTCTCCCGCCAGGCCCTTTATGCTAAAATGGCCCGCTATGGCCTGCTTAAAAAATAA
- the thiE gene encoding thiamine phosphate synthase: MAWLYVISNQRLTRYPLEVLASQLEGIDFFQLREKELPANELYRLACKLKKVLPATTKFLINDRVDIALAVQADGVHLGQTSFPVDVARRLLGPGKIIGVSVHDLTEAQRAALAGADYLLFGHVFPTESKKGLPPRGLTNLEEVARKVGIPVIALGGITPDRVRPCLEAGASGVAVMSAIMAAEYPREAVLKFRQALNQGEFPSS, translated from the coding sequence ATGGCATGGCTATATGTGATAAGTAATCAAAGGTTGACTCGATACCCCCTAGAAGTCTTAGCCAGCCAGCTGGAAGGGATAGACTTCTTCCAACTGCGGGAAAAAGAGCTTCCAGCTAATGAGTTGTACCGCTTAGCTTGTAAGCTAAAGAAAGTTCTCCCTGCCACCACCAAGTTCCTCATCAATGACCGGGTAGATATAGCCCTGGCTGTACAGGCAGATGGTGTTCATTTGGGCCAGACCTCTTTCCCAGTGGATGTGGCCCGCCGTCTGTTAGGACCTGGAAAAATTATCGGAGTCTCGGTCCATGATCTGACTGAAGCCCAGAGGGCAGCTTTAGCAGGAGCGGATTATCTTCTTTTTGGCCATGTTTTTCCTACGGAATCCAAGAAGGGCTTACCGCCAAGGGGTCTGACTAATCTGGAGGAGGTTGCACGTAAAGTTGGTATACCAGTTATAGCCTTAGGAGGTATAACACCGGACAGGGTCCGTCCCTGTTTAGAAGCCGGGGCCAGCGGGGTAGCTGTCATGTCTGCTATTATGGCTGCGGAATACCCTCGCGAAGCGGTGCTTAAGTTTCGCCAGGCTCTAAACCAAGGGGAGTTTCCAAGTAGCTGA
- the thiS gene encoding sulfur carrier protein ThiS: MEVLINGEKKEVKPGTTIGALLRELGVDYRYLAVERNRAIVPKQEYDQVVLEEGDEIEIVRFVGGG; this comes from the coding sequence GTGGAGGTACTTATAAATGGAGAAAAAAAGGAAGTCAAGCCGGGAACTACAATAGGCGCTTTACTTCGAGAGCTGGGGGTAGATTATCGGTATTTGGCAGTAGAGCGCAATCGAGCGATAGTACCTAAACAAGAATATGACCAGGTAGTTCTGGAAGAAGGCGACGAGATAGAGATAGTGCGCTTTGTAGGCGGAGGATAA
- a CDS encoding thiazole synthase, with protein MADKLVIAGREFNSRLMVGTGKYPSLEIMRKAIEASGAEIVTVAVRRLNLGSSEPSILDYLDLRKITLLPNTAGATTVDEAVRLARLAREAGLSDMIKLEVIGDEETLLPDPVATIEATRILVQEGFIVLPYTNQDPVVARRLVEVGAATVMPLGSPIGSGQGLPNFEHIQLIIQRVNVPVIVDAGIGAPSDAALAMEIGADACLINTAIAQAKDPVAMAEAMKLAVEAGRKCFLAGRIPKRTFASPSSPTEGMIGRPKA; from the coding sequence ATGGCTGACAAGCTAGTGATTGCGGGTCGAGAGTTCAATTCCCGTCTTATGGTAGGCACGGGGAAATATCCTTCCTTAGAAATTATGCGCAAAGCTATAGAAGCTTCTGGAGCGGAGATCGTTACCGTGGCTGTACGCAGGCTTAATCTGGGTAGTAGTGAGCCTTCTATTTTAGATTATCTGGACCTAAGGAAAATCACCCTCCTTCCCAATACTGCCGGAGCTACCACTGTAGACGAAGCTGTACGGCTGGCCCGCCTGGCCAGGGAGGCCGGACTTTCTGATATGATTAAGCTGGAAGTCATAGGAGATGAGGAAACCTTACTTCCCGATCCGGTGGCCACTATTGAAGCTACACGTATACTTGTCCAGGAAGGCTTTATTGTTTTACCCTATACTAACCAAGATCCAGTGGTAGCACGCCGGCTGGTAGAAGTAGGTGCAGCTACGGTTATGCCCTTGGGTTCACCTATAGGTTCGGGTCAGGGATTACCTAACTTTGAACATATCCAGCTTATTATCCAGCGGGTGAATGTACCCGTTATTGTAGACGCTGGTATAGGAGCTCCTTCCGATGCTGCTTTAGCCATGGAGATAGGGGCTGATGCTTGCCTCATTAATACAGCCATTGCCCAAGCTAAGGATCCGGTAGCCATGGCTGAAGCCATGAAGCTAGCTGTAGAGGCGGGCCGGAAGTGCTTCCTAGCTGGCCGCATACCTAAGAGAACCTTTGCTAGCCCCAGCAGCCCAACTGAAGGGATGATAGGTCGGCCTAAAGCTTAA
- the hydG gene encoding [FeFe] hydrogenase H-cluster radical SAM maturase HydG encodes MGIPACEREREKGLGAQDLTAIVDPKSISELLSTPPPGPAGLKSILRKARELRGLTLEEAAALLNLKEESELQDVYAAAGEVKQKVYGRRIVLFAPLYISNRCSNNCLYCGFRRDNRDLKRKVLTPEEIGREARALADKGFQRVLLVAGEGREGTEVDYLVEAVQAVYRYSPLRIVHLNVAPQTVAGFRRLKEAGAGVYQCFQETYHPDTYKLLHPSGPKADYGWRLTVMHRAMEGGFGDVGMGALLGLYDYRFEVLASISHAWALERDHGAGPHTMSVPRMRPAKGAALTQVPYPLSDTDFRKVIAVYRLALPYVGLVLTTRERPELRDELIHIGVSQMSAGSCVSPGGYAEPEEPAAQFEVSDHRPLERILEIILSQGYLPSFCTACYRVGRTGGRFTGLARQGDIKRFCLPNALLSFKEYLLDKGTRELRKAGEKVIAEALEEIEDMSLRQATEAKLSQVEKGFRDIYF; translated from the coding sequence ATGGGTATACCAGCTTGCGAGAGGGAACGGGAAAAGGGATTGGGGGCCCAAGACCTTACTGCCATAGTAGATCCTAAATCCATCTCTGAGCTCTTGTCCACCCCTCCTCCGGGACCGGCAGGACTTAAGAGTATATTACGTAAAGCTAGAGAGCTTAGAGGTTTAACCCTGGAGGAGGCTGCTGCTCTCCTTAATCTTAAGGAAGAGAGCGAACTTCAAGACGTGTATGCTGCTGCCGGGGAGGTTAAGCAGAAAGTATACGGGCGGCGCATTGTATTGTTTGCTCCCCTCTATATTAGCAACCGTTGCAGCAATAACTGTCTTTACTGCGGTTTCCGGAGGGATAACCGCGACCTTAAACGTAAAGTATTGACGCCGGAAGAGATCGGGCGGGAGGCCCGGGCCCTGGCGGACAAGGGCTTCCAAAGGGTGCTTTTGGTAGCTGGGGAAGGCCGGGAGGGAACAGAGGTCGATTATCTGGTAGAAGCCGTCCAGGCTGTCTACCGCTATTCCCCTTTACGCATAGTTCACCTTAATGTAGCTCCCCAGACGGTAGCGGGGTTTCGCCGGCTTAAGGAAGCTGGGGCTGGTGTCTACCAGTGCTTCCAGGAGACCTACCATCCTGACACCTATAAGCTGCTTCACCCCAGCGGACCTAAAGCTGATTATGGATGGCGCCTAACGGTCATGCACCGGGCCATGGAAGGCGGCTTTGGTGACGTGGGTATGGGGGCTTTACTTGGGCTATATGATTACAGGTTTGAGGTTTTGGCTTCTATAAGCCATGCCTGGGCTTTAGAACGAGATCATGGTGCAGGCCCTCATACCATGTCGGTACCCCGGATGCGGCCCGCTAAAGGCGCAGCCCTTACCCAGGTTCCCTATCCTTTAAGCGATACTGATTTCCGTAAGGTGATCGCTGTATATAGGTTAGCCTTGCCTTATGTGGGTTTGGTGCTTACTACCCGAGAGCGTCCAGAACTCCGGGATGAGCTTATTCATATCGGTGTTTCCCAAATGTCGGCCGGCTCTTGTGTAAGCCCGGGAGGCTATGCGGAACCGGAAGAACCGGCTGCCCAGTTCGAGGTAAGTGACCATAGGCCGCTAGAGCGAATTCTCGAAATCATACTATCCCAAGGCTACCTTCCCAGCTTTTGTACCGCCTGTTACCGGGTGGGTAGAACGGGCGGTCGCTTCACAGGGCTTGCCCGCCAAGGGGACATAAAACGCTTTTGTTTGCCTAACGCCCTCTTAAGCTTTAAGGAGTATCTTTTAGATAAGGGGACACGTGAGCTCCGAAAAGCAGGGGAAAAAGTTATAGCGGAGGCTTTAGAGGAGATCGAAGATATGAGCTTACGCCAAGCTACGGAAGCCAAACTTTCCCAGGTAGAAAAAGGTTTTCGGGATATTTATTTTTAA
- a CDS encoding murein hydrolase activator EnvC family protein: MRHNWDWEEIKGAPLGGVTGPGRSLPPTRFFRQFLKQALAAGLIFLALTIVFRLEGPGATRLQTALRYYLRDTASDKTKAVATLLQEGLWLDTFDRWVFHGLKPWNEAMPAYKPGDKDRELPVMTLPVSGEIIKPYGWVAEKGKPSSFHPGIDIKAKGEAPVKAALDGRVVRAGEDPVLVQVVEVDHGGGLVTVYGTLGKVYVQPGQVVRQGDTLGVLAPGPAVQLHFEVRQDGRPVDPLLFLLPAGQI, encoded by the coding sequence ATGCGCCATAATTGGGATTGGGAAGAGATTAAGGGAGCGCCTTTAGGCGGTGTGACCGGTCCGGGGCGTTCCCTTCCCCCCACTCGTTTTTTCCGGCAGTTCCTAAAGCAAGCGCTGGCTGCCGGTTTAATTTTCCTGGCTTTGACTATTGTTTTCCGCCTAGAAGGTCCAGGAGCTACCCGGTTGCAAACGGCCTTGCGCTACTACCTAAGGGATACAGCTTCTGATAAGACAAAAGCAGTGGCTACTTTGCTCCAAGAGGGGTTATGGCTGGATACCTTTGACCGGTGGGTTTTCCATGGGCTAAAACCTTGGAATGAAGCTATGCCCGCCTATAAACCTGGAGATAAGGACCGAGAACTGCCGGTTATGACTTTACCTGTCTCCGGGGAAATTATAAAGCCCTACGGATGGGTAGCAGAAAAAGGGAAGCCCAGTAGTTTTCACCCAGGTATCGATATAAAGGCTAAGGGGGAAGCCCCGGTTAAGGCGGCCTTAGATGGACGGGTAGTGCGGGCGGGGGAAGATCCTGTACTTGTCCAAGTAGTAGAAGTAGACCATGGTGGGGGCCTGGTCACTGTCTATGGGACGCTGGGCAAAGTATATGTACAACCGGGGCAAGTTGTCCGCCAGGGAGACACCCTCGGGGTTTTAGCCCCCGGGCCAGCGGTACAACTACATTTTGAAGTACGGCAAGATGGCCGCCCGGTGGATCCCCTGCTTTTTCTACTACCGGCCGGCCAGATTTGA
- a CDS encoding site-2 protease family protein, translating to MKYGKMAARWIPCFFYYRPARFDMWLGKIAKTEIVLNDYFLLLLGVYFLLGVLPQALLLFISVAWHEVCHALVAYRAGLPPKSLELFPFGGVARFSVPLAFYPLKEAWIALAGPLGSFGLALLAFIWRRLTGIEADWFSFFLQANLVLGFFNLLPGLPLDGGRLYRAWRTFQVGAGQATWEGGVLGQFWAVILGFGGLVGFFWGIIDLQSVILALFLFNLAATEKEAWPYLFWRQFWRTRYGKGEGILEEARWLAASADQPLGRIVRRFRPGKHNLVAVLDGQGKICGLVGEREILHALLEGRWAEPLEKLLR from the coding sequence TTGAAGTACGGCAAGATGGCCGCCCGGTGGATCCCCTGCTTTTTCTACTACCGGCCGGCCAGATTTGATATGTGGTTAGGCAAGATAGCAAAAACGGAAATAGTCTTAAATGATTATTTTCTTCTTCTCCTGGGCGTATATTTCTTATTAGGAGTGCTCCCCCAGGCTTTATTACTTTTTATATCTGTAGCCTGGCACGAAGTCTGCCATGCCTTGGTAGCTTACAGAGCAGGCCTTCCCCCTAAGAGCCTTGAACTCTTTCCCTTCGGTGGTGTAGCCCGCTTTTCAGTTCCCCTTGCCTTTTACCCTTTAAAAGAGGCCTGGATAGCCTTGGCCGGGCCTTTAGGAAGCTTCGGGTTAGCCCTTCTGGCTTTTATATGGAGGAGGCTCACGGGTATAGAGGCGGATTGGTTTTCCTTTTTCTTACAAGCTAATCTAGTATTAGGGTTCTTTAACCTGCTTCCTGGCCTACCTCTGGATGGAGGTCGCCTTTATCGAGCATGGCGTACCTTCCAGGTGGGCGCGGGTCAAGCTACCTGGGAAGGGGGTGTATTGGGGCAATTCTGGGCCGTAATTTTAGGTTTTGGGGGGCTCGTAGGTTTTTTCTGGGGGATTATAGATTTGCAGAGCGTTATATTAGCCTTGTTCTTGTTTAACCTGGCAGCTACAGAAAAGGAGGCCTGGCCTTATTTGTTCTGGAGACAATTTTGGCGTACCCGCTATGGCAAGGGGGAAGGGATACTGGAAGAAGCAAGGTGGCTGGCGGCTAGCGCAGATCAACCCCTGGGGCGGATAGTACGCCGTTTCCGGCCAGGAAAGCATAATCTGGTGGCGGTGCTAGATGGCCAGGGCAAGATATGTGGATTAGTAGGAGAAAGGGAGATACTTCACGCCCTTTTGGAGGGGCGCTGGGCAGAACCTCTAGAAAAATTGTTGCGTTGA